One genomic window of Monodelphis domestica isolate mMonDom1 chromosome 1, mMonDom1.pri, whole genome shotgun sequence includes the following:
- the DDX41 gene encoding probable ATP-dependent RNA helicase DDX41 isoform X3 yields the protein MMIPSKPAILRGLKKKGIHHPTPIQIQGIPTILSGRDMIGIAFTGSGKTLVFTLPVIMFCLEQEKRLPFSKREGPYGLIICPSRELARQTHGILEYYCRLLQEDSSPPLRCALCIGGMSVKEQMETIRHGVHMMVATPGRLMDLLQKKMVSLDICRYLALDEADRMIDMGFEGDIRTIFSYFKGQRQTLLFSATMPKKIQNFAKSALVKPVTINVGRAGAASLDVIQEVEYVKEEAKMVYLLECLQKTPPPVLIFAEKKADVDAIHEYLLLKGVEAVAIHGGKDQEERTKAIEAFRDGKKDVLVATDVASKGLDFPAIQHVINYDMPEEIENYGEAGHGKECIGLAGQGVQGIQALPPPLSTRPVMNQCLWISKPFCLKPNRRCLPCCRSCTVGMSPCWTLEEREAAPSVGVWATESLTVPNWRPCRPSKSATLVERTTWHTAPWTSEPLRWTGAGSSGAATLLGEATWILCLGWPCAAPIGLLFSTFSFFPHLGVPLIKLEVLRSHVYNVLRAAKYLSQNNPMKRLKEGMLASFY from the exons cCTTTCTGGCCGTGACATGATTGGCATTGCTTTCACTGGCTCTGGCAAGACATTAGTCTTCACTCTGCCTGTCATTATGTTTTGCCTGGAACAGGAAAAACGATTACCATTTTCTAAGAGGGAGGGGCCTTATGGGCTCATTATCTGTCCTTCA CGAGAATTGGCCCGACAGACCCATGGAATTTTGGAGTATTATTGTCGACTGCTGCAGGAAGACAGCTCCCCACCTCTGCGCTGCGCCCTCTGCATTGGGGGCATGTCAGTCAAGGAGCAGATGGAAACCATCCGACA tgGGGTGCACATGATGGTGGCCACCCCTGGGCGCCTCATGGACCTGCTGCAGAAGAAGATGGTGAGCCTGGACATCTGCCGATACCTGGCCCTGGATGAGGCTGACCGAATGATTGACATGGGCTTTGAAGGGGACATAAGAACCATCTTCTCCTACTTCAAG GGCCAGCGACAGACTCTGCTCTTCAGTGCCACCATGCCCAAAAAGATCCAAAATTTTGCCAAGAGTGCCTTGGTAAAGCCTGTCACTATTAATGTGGGCCGGGCAGGGGCTGCCAGCTTGGATGTCATCCAG GAGGTGGAATATGTGAAGGAGGAGGCCAAGATGGTGTACCTGCTGGAGTGTCTACAAAAGACTCCTCCACCT GTGCTGATCTTTGCAGAGAAGAAGGCAGATGTGGATGCCATCCATGAATATTTGCTTCTCAAGGGTGTGGAGGCTGTAGCCATCCATGGGGGCAAAG ATCAGGAAGAACGAACCAAAGCCATCGAGGCATTCCGGGATGGCAAGAAAGATGTCTTAGTGGCCACTGATGTGGCCTCCAAGGGTTTGGACTTTCCAGCCATTCAGCACGTCATCAACTATGATATGCCTGAGGAGATCGAGAATTATGGTGAAGCAGGGCATGGGAAAGAG TGCATCGGATTGGCCGGACAGGGCGTTCAGGGAATACAGGCATTGCCACCACCTTTATCAACAAGGCCTGTG ATGAATCAGTGCTTATGGATCTCAAAGCCCTTCTGCTTGAAGCCAAACAGAAGGTGCCTCCCGTGCTGCAGGTCCTGCACTGTGGGGATGAGTCCATGCTGGACATTGGAG GAGAGAGAGGCTGCACCTTCTGTGGGGGTCTGGGCCACCGAATCACTGACTGTCCCAAACTGGAGGCCATGCAGACCAAGCAAGTCAGCAACATTGGTCGAAAGGACTACCTGGCACACAGCTCCATGGACTTCTGAACCCCTGAGGTGGACTGGAGCTGGAAGTTCAGGTGCCGCCACCCTTCTAGGAGAGGCCACTTGGATTCTCTGCCTAGGCTGGCCCTGTGCTGCCCCCATAGGATTGCTGTtttctaccttttcatttttccctcatCTAGGGGTTCCTCTTATTAAATTAGAAGTACTGCGCTCACATGTCTATAATGTTTTAAGGGCTGCAAAATACCTTTCTCAAAATAACCCCATGAAAAGGCTTAAGGAGGGAATGTTAGCATCATTTTACTAA
- the DOK3 gene encoding docking protein 3, with protein MDTQETALKDGLLYQQHAKFGKKSWRKVWAFLYADGPSGVARLESWDVRDGGGGPAGDKPTGRRGERRVIRLADCVSVLPAEGESCPRDTTAFLLMTTERSHVLAAQDRHTWMAHICHLAFPSMNGISSGSGEFGPALPGLVPMEENSIYSSWQEMGEFSVVVQKTEAATRCQLKGPYLLVTGQDGIYLSEPTAPQPLFVWPYHFLRKFGSDKGVFSFEAGRRCDSGEGLFAFSCPRASEICSAVGAAIIAHQREHRAELPGPAASRPCPLSRASSLPSLEPMGELREAPLGLEAWGGQPSNGKTRLVLEAGPQSLPPCLGTSVPDGPSLSGPSGSVLYASISKWSSGLPRTAPDPASALTSAPAPKPVAEHLYENLCTSEDGIEPRGESLLQASHGGHLDSHIYDNSVSWPGPHTTTESSLEAQYRRLLELDLNEEGAEEAEDNGPGRLLGHSGFKAKLVTLLSRERKKGPVQRNQGLGPAEGQA; from the exons ATGGACACCCAAGAAACGGCTCTGAAGGACGGGCTTCTCTACCAGCAACATGCGAAATTTGGCAAG AAATCCTGGCGGAAGGTGTGGGCCTTCCTTTATGCTGATGGCCCATCAGGAGTAGCCCGACTGGAAAGCTGGGACGTAAGAGACGGTGGGGGCGGGCCAGCAGGGGACAAACCCACTGGACGTCGGGGTGAGCGGCGAGTGATCCGGCTGGCCGACTGTGTGTCTGTGCTGCCAGCTGAAGGGGAGAGCTGCCCTCGGGACACCACCGCCTTCCTACTCATGACCACCGAACGCAGCCACGTGCTTGCCGCCCAGGACCGGCACACATGGATGGCTCATATCTGTCACCTGGCATTTCCG AGTATGAATGGCATCTCCTCCGGGTCTGGAGAGTTTGGACCTGCCCTGCCTGGCCTGGTCCCCATGGAGGAAAATTCCATCTATTCATCATGGCAGGAAA TGGGTGAGTTCTCAGTGGTGGTCCAGAAGACAGAGGCGGCCACTCGCTGTCAACTGAAAGGACCTTATCTCCTGGTGACTGGTCAGGATGGCATCTACCTGAGTGAGCCCACCGCCCCGCAGCCCCTCTTTGTCTGGCCCTATCACTTCCTGCGCAAGTTTGGCTCTGACAAG GGTGTGTTCTCTTTCGAGGCTGGCCGGCGTTGTGACTCTGGGGAGGGCCTCTTTGCCTTCAGCTGCCCCCGGGCCTCGGAGATCTGTAGTGCAGTGGGGGCAGCTATTATCGCCCATCAGAGAGAGCATCGTGCAGAGCTGCCTGGGCCTGCTGCCTCCCGGCCCTGCCCCTTGTCCCGGGCCTCCTCTCTGCCCTCCTTGGAGCCCATGGGAGAGTTGCGAGAGGCACCTCTTGGGTTAGAGGCCTGGGGAGGCCAACCATCAAATGGAAAGACTCGGCTGGTACTGGAGGCAGGTCCCCAAAGCCTACCCCCTTGCCTGGGGACTTCAGTGCCAGATGGGCCCTCCTTGTCTGGCCCTTCAGGCTCTGTGCTCTATGCCTCCATCTCTAAGTGGTCCAGCGGTCTTCCCCGCACTGCTCCCGATCCAGCCTCAGCTCTGACTTCAGCCCCTGCACCCAAACCTGTGGCCGAGCACCTGTATGAAAACCTCTGCACCTCTGAGGATGGCATTGAGCCGAGGGGGGAGAGCCTACTTCAGGCGTCCCATGGGGGCCACTTGGACTCCCACATCTATGACAACAGTGTGAGCTGGCCCGGGCCCCACACCACTACAGAGAGTAGCCTGGAGGCTCAGTACCGAAGGTTACTTGAGTTGGATCTGAACGAAGAAGGAGCAGAGGAGGCGGAGGACAATGGGCCAGGGCGCCTCTTGGGTCACTCCGGTTTCAAGGCCAAGCTCGTGACCCTGCTGAGCCGGGAGCGGAAGAAGGGCCCAGTCCAAAGGAACCAGGGACTGGGGCCAGCAGAGGGACAGGCCTGA